The Ramlibacter pinisoli genome segment CAGCCCAGCTTGACGGCGGCGCCGGCCTGGATGGCCTGCACCTGCGCCGGCGTGAACTCGAAGCGCACGAAGTGCACGGCCGAGGTCTTCTCGTCGTTCTCGCGGTCCAGGTCCTCGTCGGCGATGGCGTACACGCGCTCGTGTCCTTCCACCTCGACGAACATGCGGTCCTCGACGCCGATCAGCCGGCCGAGTTCGCGGCGCCGCTCGTTCACGTCGGGGTACTCCAGCAGCATCGTCGCCTTCCAGTTGGTGCCGTCCGGCGCCAGCGGGGCGTAGGCCTCGATCTCCGCGGCGATGCCCTCGTCCTCGAAGATCTTCTCGATGCGCAGCATCTCCTGCACCTGGTAGCGCACCGTCATCTCGCTCTCGAACTGCAGCGTGATGTGCTCGCCCAGGTGCACGCTGCGCAGCTTGCGGTGCGCGATGACCTCGGCCTTGTGGGCC includes the following:
- a CDS encoding DUF3501 family protein — protein: MQLTGRITPDSLMTLEAYARWRKAHKAEVIAHRKLRSVHLGEHITLQFESEMTVRYQVQEMLRIEKIFEDEGIAAEIEAYAPLAPDGTNWKATMLLEYPDVNERRRELGRLIGVEDRMFVEVEGHERVYAIADEDLDRENDEKTSAVHFVRFEFTPAQVQAIQAGAAVKLGCDHRNYPAHVGIGAETLASLAGDLR